The Lemur catta isolate mLemCat1 chromosome X, mLemCat1.pri, whole genome shotgun sequence genome has a window encoding:
- the CHST7 gene encoding carbohydrate sulfotransferase 7, giving the protein MKGRRRRRREYCKFALLLVLYTLVLLLVPSVLDGGRDRNKGAGHCPGLQRSLGVWSLEAAAAGEREQGAEARLATEGGAGQSPSSPGNLSGSIPEAVSREKQHIYVHATWRTGSSFLGELFNQHPDVFYLYEPMWHLWQALYPGDAESLQGALRDMLRSLFRCDFSVLRLYAPPGDPAARALDSANLTTAALFRWRTNKVICSPPLCPGAPRARTEVGLVEDTACERSCPPVALRALEAECRKYPVVVIKDVRLLDLGVLVPLLRDPGLNLKVVQLFRDPRAVHNSRLKSRQGLLRESIQVLRTRQRGDRFHRVLLAHGVGARPGGQSRALPAAPRADFFLTGALEVICEAWLRDLLFARGAPAWLRRRYLRLRYEDLVRQPRTQLRRLLRFSGLRALTALDAFALNMTRGAAYGADRPFHLSARDAREAVHAWRERLSREQVRQVEAACAPAMRLLAYPRSGEEGDAEPPRDGETPLETEADGDT; this is encoded by the coding sequence ATGAagggccggcggcggcggcgccgagAGTACTGCAAGTTCGCACTGCTGTTGGTGCTGTACACACTGGTGCTGCTGCTCGTCCCCTCCGTCCTGGACGGCGGCCGCGATAGGAACAAGGGCGCCGGGCATTGCCCTGGCCTGCAGCGCAGCCTGGGTGTGTGGAGCCtggaggcggcggcggccggtGAACGCGAGCAGGGCGCGGAGGCGCGGCTCGCCACTGAAGGGGGAGCGGGCCAGTCCCCCAGTTCCCCGGGCAACCTCAGCGGCTCCATCCCGGAGGCGGTGTCTCGAGAGAAGCAGCACATCTATGTACATGCCACCTGGCGCACCGGCTCATCCTTCCTGGGAGAGCTCTTTAATCAGCACCCGGACGTTTTCTACTTGTACGAGCCCATGTGGCATCTATGGCAGGCGCTGTATCCGGGCGACGCCGAGAGCCTGCAGGGCGCGCTGCGAGACATGCTGCGCTCGCTCTTCCGTTGTGACTTCTCGGTGTTGCGGCTGTACGCGCCGCCGGGGGACCCTGCAGCGCGCGCCCTGGACTCAGCCAATCTCACCACGGCCGCCCTCTTCCGCTGGCGGACCAACAAGGTCATCTGCTCGCCGCCGTTGTGCCCTGGCGCGCCTCGAGCCCGCACCGAGGTGGGCCTGGTTGAGGACACCGCCTGCGAGCGCAGCTGCCCACCCGTAGCGCTACGTGCCCTGGAGGCCGAGTGCCGCAAGTACCCGGTGGTGGTCATCAAGGACGTGCGTCTGCTTGACCTGGGCGTGCTGGTGCCGCTGCTCCGTGACCCGGGCCTCAACCTGAAGGTGGTGCAGCTTTTCCGCGACCCGCGGGCTGTGCATAACTCGCGCCTCAAGTCTAGGCAGGGGCTGCTGCGCGAGAGCATTCAGGTGCTGCGCACCCGCCAGAGGGGCGACCGCTTCCACCGCGTGCTGCTAGCGCATGGCGTGGGCGCTCGCCCCGGGGGCCAGTCCCGCGCGCTTCCCGCTGCGCCGCGCGCCGATTTCTTCCTGACGGGCGCGCTGGAGGTGATCTGCGAGGCCTGGCTGCGCGACCTGCTTTTCGCGCGCGGTGCGCCTGCGTGGCTGCGGCGCCGCTACCTGAGGCTGCGTTACGAGGACCTGGTGCGGCAGCCGCGCACGCAGCTGCGCCGCCTGCTGCGCTTCTCTGGGCTGCGCGCGCTCACCGCGCTCGACGCTTTTGCGCTCAACATGACCCGCGGCGCAGCCTATGGCGCTGACCGGCCTTTTCACCTGTCAGCGCGCGATGCCCGGGAGGCCGTGCACGCCTGGCGCGAGCGCCTGAGCCGAGAACAGGTGCGCCAGGTGGAGGCCGCCTGCGCTCCAGCCATGCGCCTGCTCGCCTACCCTCGCAGCGGAGAGGAGGGCGACGCGGAGCCGCCCAGGGATGGGGAGACGCCGCTGGAGACGGAGGCCGACGGCGACACGTAG